The segment CGGGAACGAGCACTCGCTCCGGTGCCAACTGTTCGGCAGCGATTCGAGCGCATCGCAGAACGGGATCACCCCCGCGAGCGCGGGCCGCACGAGCCCGAGAGGGCGCGCAGATCAGAATCAGCGAACTCAGCTCGGGTGGATCGATCTCACCCGCGTCGCGAAGATGTCCGACGGCCTCGGCGAGCGCTCGCCCGAAAGGCCGGGCCACCGACCGTCGACCTCGCTCCTTCAGGGCGATCACACCACTGCGGCGCGGCCCGCTGTAGGTACCCAGGGACCAGCACGGCACACCGGGATCGACTCGTGGCCGAACGGCGATGGGCGGGACGAACAGGGCCAGGGAACACACCGTGCACCAGTGCTCCCCCGGCACACCGCACCCGGCGCATTCGAGTGGCAGAACCAGATCGAGGAGCGTCCGCATGGATGCAGAGTCTGCCCGGGCCCACCGACAGACATCCCCGGCCGACGTCAGCCGGGCAGAATCGGCACTGCTTTGACTCCGGCCAATCCGGTGACCTCGCGCCAGTACCGGTCGCCGACCGGATCGGCATTGTTGAGGGCGAACACGGCCCGTGCATCGGCCACGTACTCCGTTTCCGGCGAGGCATCGACCGCCAGCACCGGAGTGGTCAGATTGCGTGAGGGCAGCGGATCCATCCGGGATCCGTCGACGGTCACCTGGACCACCGGTGTGTCGGTGGCGACCCGCGCGATCACGATGGTGTCGCCGGTACTCCAGTCCAAACTCGTGGCGTCGCTACCGAGTCCGATGGCCACGGCCCTGGGCTCGGTCAGGGAGTACACGCCCGAGGGCTCGCGCACCACCGTCGCCACGTACACGACGCCGTCGACGATGAGCGCCGCTCGCACTCCGTCTCGGGCAAGTCGCAGTTCGGTGATCCGGTTGCCGAGTGTCGTGACGGCGGTGGCCTCGACCGGTATCACCGATACCTGACCGGTGGAAGGATCGCGGGCGGCGCGGATGACGTTGGTGCCGTCGATCACCGCCCACGCCGCGTTGTCGTCGGCCCCCCACGTGGGCCGCGTGATCGATTG is part of the Rhodococcus sp. SBT000017 genome and harbors:
- a CDS encoding ComF family protein → MRTLLDLVLPLECAGCGVPGEHWCTVCSLALFVPPIAVRPRVDPGVPCWSLGTYSGPRRSGVIALKERGRRSVARPFGRALAEAVGHLRDAGEIDPPELSSLILICAPSRARAARARGGDPVLRCARIAAEQLAPERVLVPELLRMTGGVRDSVGLSAGQRQHNVAGRIEAVGVAGPRAGARVTGSADFTVLLIDDVVTTGATLAESARVLTDFGVPVAGALVVASA